The Opitutales bacterium DNA window AACCGCCAAAGAATAGAACGATCTCCTCCCTATGCCGCTGGCTTGGAGTCGATGCGTTTTACGGTAGGCTTCGCGCGGTCGTTGACGACAGAGCCGTCGATGATGACTTCGCGGATGTCTTCGTCCTCAGGGATATCATACATGATGTCGAGCATGATATTTTCCATGATAGAGCGCAGGGCACGGGCACCGGTTTTGAGCTCGAGTGCCTTTTCGGCAATCGCTGAGATAGCGTCTTTCGTGAATTCTAGATGCACATCATCTAGGGCAAACAGCTTACGATACTGTTTCACTAGAGAGTTACTGGTATCCGTCAAAATGTGCTCAAGGTCTTCTTTGTCCATTTCGTTAAGGACGGAGACCATGGGCAGGCGGCCGATAAATTCTGGGATGAGACCAAAATTGACGAGGTCCTCGGGCTGAACGTGCTCGAGTAGGTAATCGTCAGCTTGGATGTCTATGTCGTCCTTGTCCTCACCTTTGAACCCAAGAACTTTGAGTCCAATCCGATCTCGAATGATCTTTTCGAGTCCGACGAATGCCCCGCCTACAATAAAGAGAATGTTGCTGGTGCTGACCTGGATATATTCCTGGTTCGGATGTTTACGCCCACCTTGTGGGGGTACGTTGCAGGTCGTGCCTTCTAAGATTTTGAGGAGTGCCTGCTGAACCCCCTCTCCTGATACGTCGCGTGTGATGGAGACGTTGTCAGTTTTTCGCCCGATTTTGTCGATCTCGTCGACGTAGATGATACCGACCTCAGCCTTGCGCGTGTCGTAATCTGCCGATTGTAGGAGGCGTAGGACGATGTTCTCCACGTCTTCGCCGACGTAACCGGCTTCAGTTAGCGTGGTGGCATCGGCGATGGCAAAGGGGACATCGAGCATTTTGGCCAGGGTGCGCGCGAGCAAGGTTTTGCCCGAGCCGGTGGGGCCGATGAGTAAAATGTTGCTCTTCTCGATGGAGACTTTCGCCAGCTCGTCGGAAAGGTCTTCAACCTTGTTGTCTGAGCTTTCGGCAGTGAGTGTAGAAAGGCGTTTGTAGTGGTTATACACTGCTACAGACAGGACTTTCTTGGCATCATGTTGACCAATGATGTGCTGGTCGAGGCGCCCCTTGATCTCTGAGGGGCGAATCAGGTTGAAGGCGTTTCGCTCGTTTGTATGGGGGTCCTCCTGAATCTCGCGATCAATGATGGTCTTGCAGACACTCACACAGGAATCGCAGATGTGTACTCCGGCGGGACCAGCGATCATTTTCTTCACTTCATTCTGCGATTTGCCGCAGAAGGAACAGAAGGTCATGCGAGACGATTTGGCCATATGAACTTATGAGTAACGGCCTATTCGGCCTTATTTTTTTCAAACACCTGATCTACGAGGCCGTAGTTTTTGGCCTCTTCGGCGGTCATGTAAAAATCGCGGTCTGAGTCTTTGGCGATCTGCTCGAGTGATTGCCCAGAGCGCTCAGCGAGGACTTGATTGATGGTTTCCCGCCAGCGAAGAATTTCTTTGGCCGCAATGGAGATATCCGAGGTTTGGCCGCCCGCACCACCCGAAGGCTGGTGAATCATGATGCGGCTATTTGGAAGCGCGTAACGCTTACCTTTGGTGCCAGCAGCAAGGAGAACGGTACCCATACTCGCTGCCAATCCGACGCAGTAAGTGACTACTTCGCAGCTGAGCATATTCAGTGTATCAAAGATGGCCATGCCGTCCGTAACGCTACCGCCCGGGCTATTGATGTAGAGATTTATCTCTTTTTTGGGATCCTCCATCTGAAGGAAGAGCAGCTGCGCGATGATGGAATTGGCGACATAGTCGTCGATGGGCGAACCAATGAAGATGATGCGGTCCTTGAGGAGACGGCTATAAATATCCCAGGCGCGCTCTTGGCGACCATCGCGTTCGTAGACGTAGGGAAGAGGCAGATAAGCACCCATAAGAAAATTTGCTAATAGAATTATGCTTCAGAGGAAGCGGGCTCGGCGATCGCATCTGTCGTCGCAACTTCGGTAACCTTAGCCTCATTGGTCAAGAATTCAAGGACCTTGTTAAAGAGGGCGGCTTGTTGAAGGTTGTTGAGACGTTCTCTGTCCTTCTGGAGCTCTTTTACAAGCTGATCGGGAGCTATCTGGCGTGACATGGCTTCTTGATAGATGATTGAGCTCATATCTTGCTGCTCCAGGGTGATGCTCTCCTTATCAGCAATTTCTGAGAGAAGGATCTGGAGTTTGACGCGATTTTCTGCAGCTCCGCCAGCTTGTTTGATAATGTCTTCTTCGCGTTCACGGAGCTGGTCTTCAGGCACCCCGCGCTGCATTTGCTGCTGCATGAACTCGATCAACATATTGTTACGCTCTTGATCGATGATCGATTGTGGGAGCTCGAAGGTGTGGTTTCCAATAAGAAAGTCTTGGATCTGGCCGCGAATGCTTTGGATATTCTGCTGTTCTTTTTGCTGACTGACTTGCTGGTTGATGCGCTCGCGGAGTTGTTCCTCAGATTCTACTTCGAGCGATTTTAAAAATTCTTCAGTAAACTCTGGGAGTGTCTTTTCGCGGACCTCCATAATTTCAACGGCATAGGACGCTTCCTTTCCTTTAAGAGCATCGTCTTCGAAGTCGTCTGGGAAGGTGTAAGGGATATCCTTTTTATCTTCTTTGGCCATCCCAATAATACCTGTCACGATGGCCGGGACGCCCGGTGCATGTTCATTTCCGGCTTCCTCCCAAGTAGAGGCCTGCTCGGAATACATGGCGTTTTCGGTGATTTCGGAAATCTTTTGACCGTCGATGGTTCCCGTATACGAGAGGCGCACGTAATCGCCTTTTTCTGCGGCGCGTTCGACAGGGTTATACTCGGCGCGCTGATTGAGTATATTTTGCAGAGCATCTTCGACTTCAGCGTCAGTAGCGTCGGTATCTGTCGATGTGGTTTCGATGCCCTTGTAGTCGACGAGATCGATTTCGGGATAGACATCGATGGTGAATGAGCATTCGAGCTCTTCTCCAGCTTTGATATCCTTGACATCACTGGCCTCAACGACGCCAGCAATATGAAATTTATGTTCTGTAGTGCCCGCGCTGTAAGCTTTGCGTTGGAGGGCACCTGAAAGATCTTCAGCTATATCCTTTTTAAAGCGAGTTTTGACAATATTAGCTGGTGCTTTGCCGGGGCGGAATCCGGGGATTTTCGCCTTTTGAGCGTAGTTGGATACGAGCGTATTGTATTCTGCAGTGGTCTCCTCCGCACTGAGAGTGACGGTGAGCTTTTTACGCGTGTCCGATAGGCTTTCGATAGATGTGTTCACAAAGATAAGATCGTTTTGTGGGATAAAAAACGACCAGACTATCTAGCTTTGAGAGCCGGG harbors:
- the tig gene encoding trigger factor, producing the protein MNTSIESLSDTRKKLTVTLSAEETTAEYNTLVSNYAQKAKIPGFRPGKAPANIVKTRFKKDIAEDLSGALQRKAYSAGTTEHKFHIAGVVEASDVKDIKAGEELECSFTIDVYPEIDLVDYKGIETTSTDTDATDAEVEDALQNILNQRAEYNPVERAAEKGDYVRLSYTGTIDGQKISEITENAMYSEQASTWEEAGNEHAPGVPAIVTGIIGMAKEDKKDIPYTFPDDFEDDALKGKEASYAVEIMEVREKTLPEFTEEFLKSLEVESEEQLRERINQQVSQQKEQQNIQSIRGQIQDFLIGNHTFELPQSIIDQERNNMLIEFMQQQMQRGVPEDQLREREEDIIKQAGGAAENRVKLQILLSEIADKESITLEQQDMSSIIYQEAMSRQIAPDQLVKELQKDRERLNNLQQAALFNKVLEFLTNEAKVTEVATTDAIAEPASSEA
- the clpX gene encoding ATP-dependent Clp protease ATP-binding subunit ClpX; this translates as MAKSSRMTFCSFCGKSQNEVKKMIAGPAGVHICDSCVSVCKTIIDREIQEDPHTNERNAFNLIRPSEIKGRLDQHIIGQHDAKKVLSVAVYNHYKRLSTLTAESSDNKVEDLSDELAKVSIEKSNILLIGPTGSGKTLLARTLAKMLDVPFAIADATTLTEAGYVGEDVENIVLRLLQSADYDTRKAEVGIIYVDEIDKIGRKTDNVSITRDVSGEGVQQALLKILEGTTCNVPPQGGRKHPNQEYIQVSTSNILFIVGGAFVGLEKIIRDRIGLKVLGFKGEDKDDIDIQADDYLLEHVQPEDLVNFGLIPEFIGRLPMVSVLNEMDKEDLEHILTDTSNSLVKQYRKLFALDDVHLEFTKDAISAIAEKALELKTGARALRSIMENIMLDIMYDIPEDEDIREVIIDGSVVNDRAKPTVKRIDSKPAA
- a CDS encoding ATP-dependent Clp protease proteolytic subunit yields the protein MGAYLPLPYVYERDGRQERAWDIYSRLLKDRIIFIGSPIDDYVANSIIAQLLFLQMEDPKKEINLYINSPGGSVTDGMAIFDTLNMLSCEVVTYCVGLAASMGTVLLAAGTKGKRYALPNSRIMIHQPSGGAGGQTSDISIAAKEILRWRETINQVLAERSGQSLEQIAKDSDRDFYMTAEEAKNYGLVDQVFEKNKAE